From the genome of Nicotiana sylvestris chromosome 2, ASM39365v2, whole genome shotgun sequence, one region includes:
- the LOC104244599 gene encoding uncharacterized protein, protein MASILRKALRNQFRSRILKNLNKSEPAILSSTPQILAHPPCSRHNQIPFFLQRETVDSKLNLYPSFSFGLFLDPNGFFLNPISPNELVKSENDENQDSVKIWADSVKKKRKRKMNKHKLKKLRKCLRRKT, encoded by the coding sequence ATGGCTTCAATTCTCCGAAAAGCTCTCAGAAACCAATTTCGATCAAGAATTCTCAAGAACCTTAATAAATCCGAACCAGCAATTCTCAGTTCTACACCACAAATCTTGGCCCATCCACCTTGCAGCAGACATAATCAGATACCCTTTTTTCTCCAAAGAGAAACAGTGGATTCAAAATTGAATCTTTACCCAAGTTTTTCTTTTGGTCTTTTTCTTGACCCAAATGGGTTTTTTCTTAACCCTATTTCTCCAAATGAATTGGTTAAATCCGAGAACGATGAAAACCAAGACTCAGTAAAGATTTGGGCGGATAGTGTGAAGaaaaagaggaagaggaagatgaaCAAGCATAAATTGAAGAAGCTTAGGAAGTGCTTGAGGAGAAAAACGTAA
- the LOC104244600 gene encoding uncharacterized protein, whose translation MWFTISPKTWQFTNSSNLQFFPLPTKIKTIPKAYNGDDNSTESTAGKIKRMVLSQEGRTKLNILPDREFYAYPRFVTHVDDRFISSLTNLYRERLRPEFEILDLMSSWVSHLPQEVKYKRVVGHGLNAQELAKNPRLDYFIVKDLNQDQKLEFENCSFDAVLCTVSVQYLQQPEKVFAEVFRGLKPGGVFIVSFSNRLFYEKAISAWRDSTGYGRVQLVVQYFQCVQGFTQPEVIRKLPTEKDGAAPQNQWPLNWIMQLTGLLSSSSDPFYAVVAYRNFKPVHE comes from the exons ATGTGGTTCACCATATCTCCAAAAACATGGCAATTTACCAATTCATCAAACTTACAATTCTTTCCTCTTCCAACTAAAATCAAAACAATTCCCAAAGCCTATAATGGAGATGATAATTCAACAGAATCAACAGCAGGAAAAATCAAACGTATGGTTCTTAGTCAAGAAGGAAGAACCAAACTTAACATTTTACCAGACAGAGAATTCTATGCTTACCCAAGATTTGTGACACACGTTGATGATCGTTTCATTTCCTCTTTAACAAATCTTTACAG GGAACGCTTGAGGCCCGAGTTTGAGATTCTTGACCTTATGAGCTCATGGGTCAGTCATTTACCACAAGAGGTGAAGTACAAAAGGGTGGTGGGTCATGGACTTAATGCTCAAGAGTTGGCCAAGAATCCCAGATTGGATTATTTCATTGTGAAGGATTTGAATCAAGATCAGAAACTTGAGTTTGAAAATTGTAGTTTTGATGCTGTTTTGTGTACAGTCAGTGTGCAATATCTTCAACAGCCTGAGAAG GTGTTTGCCGAGGTATTTCGTGGTCTAAAACCAGGAGGCGTGTTTATTGTAAGCTTCAGTAATAGACTGTTCTATGAGAAAGCAATTAGTGCATGGAGGGACAGTACAGGATATGGTAGGGTGCAACTTGTGGTGCAATATTTCCAGTGCGTTCAAGGATTTACGCAGCCAGAGGTGATACGCAAATTACCAACTGAAAAAGATGGTGCGGCTCCACAAAATCAATGGCCTTTGAATTGGATAATGCAGTTGACAGGGTTGTTATCATCTTCATCTGATCCTTTTTATGCAGTTGTAGCCTACAGAAACTTCAAACCAGTGCACGAATGA